One genomic segment of Monomorium pharaonis isolate MP-MQ-018 unplaced genomic scaffold, ASM1337386v2 scaffold_678, whole genome shotgun sequence includes these proteins:
- the LOC105833147 gene encoding uncharacterized protein LOC105833147 encodes MILLEDSDLYTVISYLKIIGHSYINKIWVQILIKQKFLWLLKKYFCRKDFTIRTFRSWDKFTPCMTLNMSIISIWSEDIVGAKNLATFLDRNVIFINTHMDLYGSTMLLPYVKVFGKINEGFKSSFNHLIQPSINEVNLSDISFGASTASIYSLFYAGKWHLPIKGTYWKHNNYFWANTTIDDVKMCFDSAIKGFQTWKSWSVNNRKNLLYELIATIKYDRQLSEDVLSRLCSPFGKFLLPDKTSLHYSENDRVEVIQDRIPRGIIILKEKTEEILLLRLIQILLSGNSVIVIADANSCSLAPYCDLFSTCRIPRGVINLLSNEDIRNLELSLCATDYANYEKKNHFIEQ; translated from the exons ATGATTCTTTTAGAGGATTCAGACTTGTATACAGTTATCagttatttaaagataataggacattcttatataaataaaatttgggtccaaatattaattaaacaaaagtttttatggcttctgaagaaatatttttgtcgtaAGGACTTTACCATTCGTACATTTAGATCGTGGGACAAGTTTACACCCTGTATGACACTTAATATGAGCATAATATCCATATGGTCAGAAGATATTGTAGGCGCAAAAAATTTAGCAACATTTTTagat agaaatgttatatttataaacacacaTATGGATCTCTATGGTAGCACTATGCTTTTACCATATGTAAAAGTGTTTGGTAAAATAAACGAAGGATTTAAGTCTAGTTTCAACCATTTAATACAGCCAAGTATAAACGAAGTAAACCTCTCGGATATTTCTTTTGGGGCTTCTACGGCTTCTATCtacagtttattttatgcCGGCAAATGGCACTTACCTATAAAAGGCACATATTggaaacataataattatttttgggCGAATACAACAAT tGATGATGTTAAGATGTGTTTTGATTCAGCTATAAAAGGATTTCAAACTTGGAAATCTTGGTCagttaataatagaaaaaacttattatatgAATTGATAGCAACAATTAAATATGACAG acAATTATCGGAAGATGTACTATCACGATTGTGTTCTCCATttggcaaatttttattgcccGATAAAACCTCATTACAttattctgaaaatgataGAGTGGAAGTAATCCAAGATCGTATTCCGAGAggcattattattcttaaagaaaaaactgaagaaatattattgcttcgactgatacaaattttattatctggCAATTCAGTTATTGTGATAGCTGATGCAAATTCTTGCAGTTTAGCACCATATTGTGATCTCTTTTCAACATGTAGAATACCGCGAGGCGTTATAAATTTACTATCAAATGAAGATATtagaaatttagaattaaGTTTATGTGCAACAGATTAtgcaaattatgaaaaaaaaaatcacttcaTTGAACAATGA